In a single window of the Arachis hypogaea cultivar Tifrunner chromosome 6, arahy.Tifrunner.gnm2.J5K5, whole genome shotgun sequence genome:
- the LOC112697992 gene encoding dihydroflavonol 4-reductase translates to MGSVSETVCVTGASGFIGSWLVMRLLEHGYTVRATVRDPANMKKVKHLLELPGAKAKLSLWKAELGEEGSFDEAINGCTGVFHVATPMDFESKDPENEVIKPTINGVIDIMKACLKAKTVRRLIFTSSAGTVNVSEPKKDLYDETCWSDVDFCRRVKMTGWMYFVSKTLAEQEAWKFSKEHNMDFITIIPPLVVGPFIMPTMPPSLITALSPITGNEAHYSIIKQGQFVHLDDLCRAHIFLFEQPKVEGRYICSACDATIHQIAKFLNKKYPEYNVPTTFKNIPDELELIRFSSNKIKDLGFQFKYTLENMYTGAVDTCREKGLLPNNNKLATPENDDEACKDIK, encoded by the exons ATGGGTTCAGTGTCTGAAACCGTTTGTGTTACCGGAGCTTCTGGTTTCATCGGTTCATGGCTTGTCATGAGACTCTTGGAGCATGGCTACACCGTTCGAGCCACCGTGCGCGACCCAG CAAATATGAAGAAGGTGAAGCATTTGCTGGAATTACCAGGGGCGAAAGCCAAGTTGTCTCTGTGGAAAGCTGAACTTGGTGAAGAGGGAAGCTTTGATGAAGCCATTAATGGGTGCACCGGAGTTTTCCATGTCGCCACCCCCATGGATTTCGAGTCCAAGGACCCTGAG AACGAAGTGATAAAGCCTACAATAAACGGAGTAATAGACATAATGAAAGCATGCTTGAAGGCCAAAACAGTGAGAAGGTTGATATTCACATCCTCAGCAGGAACAGTGAACGTTTCAGAGCCCAAAAAAGATTTGTATGATGAAACTTGTTGGAGTGATGTTGACTTCTGCCGAAGAGTCAAAATGACTGGCTGG ATGTATTTTGTTTCTAAGACACTTGCTGAGCAAGAAGCATGGAAATTTTCAAAGGAGCACAACATGGATTTCATCACAATTATTCCACCTCTTGTAGTTGGCCCTTTTATTATGCCAACAATGCCACCTAGCCTTATTACTGCTCTTTCACCCATCACAG GGAATGAGGCACATTATTCAATCATAAAGCAAGGGCAATTTGTGCACTTAGATGATCTTTGTCGTGCTCACATTTTTCTATTCGAGCAGCCAAAAGTTGAAGGGAGGTACATTTGCTCTGCATGTGATGCCACCATTCATCAGATTGCAAAGTTTCTTAACAAAAAATATCCAGAGTACAATGTTCCCACAAC GTTCAAGAATATTCCAGATGAATTGGAGCTTATCAGATTTTCTTCCAACAAGATCAAAGATTTGGGTTTCCAATTCAAATACACATTAGAGAACATGTACACTGGAGCAGTTGACACATGCAGAGAAAAAGGCCTCCttcctaataataataaacttgCAACTCCAGAAAATGATGATGAAGCATGCAAAGATATCAAGTGA